In Halogeometricum sp. S1BR25-6, a single genomic region encodes these proteins:
- a CDS encoding metal-dependent hydrolase encodes MELTWHGHSTWHVDVDGTTFLIDPFFDNPFTDLSPSDVEDPDYLLLTHSHADHISDAGAFTDATVVGVPELTGYMEDEKGFTDSIGMNMGGTVECDDAFVTMHRADHTNGLNTSYENDFGVPVGFLLSDKKPTQESDADATTFYHAGDTGLMSEMKDVIGPYLEPDAAALPCGDHFTMGPVQAAIAVDWLDVDHAFPMHYDTFPPIEIDVDDFEREVKATGSDAEVHVLDGDGTFSLE; translated from the coding sequence ATGGAACTCACCTGGCACGGTCACTCCACCTGGCACGTCGACGTCGACGGCACGACGTTCCTCATCGACCCGTTCTTCGATAACCCGTTCACCGACCTGTCACCCTCGGACGTGGAGGACCCCGACTACCTCCTGTTGACGCACAGCCACGCCGACCACATCTCCGACGCCGGCGCGTTCACCGACGCGACGGTCGTGGGCGTCCCCGAACTCACCGGCTACATGGAGGACGAGAAGGGCTTCACGGACAGCATCGGCATGAACATGGGCGGCACCGTCGAGTGCGACGACGCGTTCGTCACGATGCACCGCGCGGACCACACCAACGGCCTCAACACCAGTTACGAGAACGACTTCGGGGTTCCCGTGGGTTTCCTCCTCAGCGACAAGAAGCCGACACAGGAGTCCGACGCCGACGCGACGACGTTCTATCACGCCGGCGACACGGGACTGATGTCCGAGATGAAAGACGTCATCGGTCCGTACCTCGAACCGGACGCGGCCGCCCTTCCCTGCGGCGACCACTTCACGATGGGACCGGTGCAGGCCGCCATCGCCGTCGACTGGTTGGACGTCGACCACGCGTTCCCGATGCACTACGATACGTTCCCGCCGATCGAAATCGACGTCGACGACTTCGAACGCGAGGTCAAAGCGACCGGTTCGGACGCCGAGGTGCACGTCCTCGACGGCGACGGGACGTTCTCGCTGGAGTAG
- a CDS encoding TIGR00266 family protein — MEHEVSARPSFALLTVSLEEGESLRAESGAMVSHDTGIEMETNATGGFLKSIRRAFGGESFFQNTFRATAPGDVQFAPPLPGDISHVELEGDTLYVQSGSYLAGDAGLDVDTEFGGTRTFFGGEGLFLLKVTGTGPLFLSSYGAIEEISLNDRESFVVDTGHVVAFEDTAEFTVRRVGGLRSTLTSGEGLVCEFGGSGTVWVQSRSPDAFLSWLIPKLPQPSPNTQ; from the coding sequence ATGGAACACGAGGTATCCGCCCGGCCGTCGTTCGCGCTACTGACCGTCTCCTTGGAGGAAGGCGAATCCCTCCGCGCCGAGTCGGGGGCGATGGTGAGCCACGACACCGGCATCGAGATGGAGACGAACGCCACGGGCGGCTTTCTGAAGTCCATCAGGCGCGCGTTCGGCGGCGAGAGCTTCTTTCAGAACACGTTCCGCGCGACGGCGCCGGGCGACGTCCAGTTCGCCCCGCCGCTTCCGGGCGATATCTCTCACGTCGAACTCGAAGGGGATACGCTGTACGTCCAGTCGGGGTCGTATCTCGCGGGCGACGCGGGCTTAGACGTAGACACGGAGTTCGGTGGTACGCGGACGTTCTTCGGCGGTGAGGGCCTCTTTCTCTTGAAAGTGACCGGGACGGGACCCCTGTTCCTGTCGAGTTACGGCGCCATCGAGGAGATATCGCTCAACGACCGGGAGTCGTTCGTCGTCGACACGGGCCACGTCGTCGCCTTCGAGGACACCGCCGAGTTCACCGTCCGGCGCGTCGGCGGCCTCCGGTCGACGCTGACCAGCGGCGAGGGCCTCGTCTGCGAGTTCGGCGGCAGCGGCACGGTGTGGGTGCAGTCGCGGAGCCCTGACGCGTTCCTCTCGTGGCTCATCCCGAAACTTCCGCAACCGTCGCCGAACACGCAGTGA